A genomic stretch from Phycisphaerae bacterium includes:
- a CDS encoding Gfo/Idh/MocA family oxidoreductase codes for MATQHHHPTGLDAHQPAIRKPSGRSSLTRREMLKRTLLTGGAVAAPCIVPGSALGLNGTVPPSERILLGGIGIGGRGSFVLQWMLPEKDVQFVAVCDAQRSRREGVKQMVDQHYGNKDCKVYGDMREFLARRTDIDAVLIATGDRWHATAAVMAMWAGKDVYSEKPSCMTIAQGQAVVDTARRYGRVYQTGTQRLSEANFVWCIEAAKSGKLGKVHTARAQISGGEAELSHDWLPAEPEPPKDEVDWDLWLGPCPWRPYNSNYVKGGWRGHYDFHTSCIGEWGAHTFAQAQAGLDMLGTSPVEYEYVNNRTGDGMVTRFANGVKMILHQGGYWKGPCGMRFEGPEGWVSAADWDPKPVVSNPALLADFDKVVADYIARTGRPMNHVRDFFNCVKSRQPTVASPEVMHHSMSTVHAANICMWLKRNMRYDPAKQEFAGDAEANRLRTRAMRAPWMI; via the coding sequence ATGGCCACACAACACCACCATCCAACCGGCCTCGACGCCCATCAGCCAGCCATCCGCAAGCCATCGGGAAGATCGTCCCTGACCCGGCGCGAGATGCTGAAACGCACCCTGCTGACTGGCGGGGCGGTCGCGGCGCCCTGCATCGTTCCCGGCTCGGCCCTCGGCCTGAACGGCACCGTGCCACCCAGCGAGCGAATCCTCCTGGGGGGCATCGGCATCGGTGGCCGCGGCTCGTTTGTACTCCAGTGGATGCTGCCCGAGAAAGACGTTCAGTTCGTCGCAGTCTGCGACGCCCAAAGGAGCCGGCGCGAGGGCGTCAAGCAGATGGTGGACCAGCACTACGGGAACAAGGACTGCAAGGTCTACGGCGACATGCGCGAGTTCCTGGCCCGCCGCACGGATATCGACGCCGTCCTCATCGCCACCGGCGATCGCTGGCATGCGACGGCGGCGGTCATGGCCATGTGGGCCGGCAAGGACGTCTACAGCGAGAAGCCCTCGTGCATGACCATCGCCCAGGGCCAGGCGGTCGTGGATACGGCCAGGCGCTACGGTCGCGTCTACCAGACCGGGACCCAGCGCCTCAGCGAAGCCAACTTCGTGTGGTGCATCGAGGCGGCCAAGAGCGGCAAACTCGGAAAGGTCCACACCGCCCGGGCCCAGATCTCCGGCGGAGAGGCCGAACTGAGCCACGACTGGCTGCCGGCCGAACCAGAGCCGCCCAAGGACGAAGTCGACTGGGACCTCTGGCTGGGCCCGTGCCCGTGGCGGCCCTACAACTCAAACTATGTCAAGGGCGGCTGGCGCGGCCACTACGATTTCCACACCAGCTGCATCGGCGAATGGGGCGCCCACACCTTCGCCCAGGCCCAGGCCGGCCTGGACATGCTCGGTACCTCGCCCGTCGAATACGAATACGTGAATAACCGAACGGGCGACGGCATGGTCACCCGTTTCGCCAACGGCGTGAAGATGATCCTACACCAAGGAGGCTATTGGAAGGGCCCTTGTGGCATGCGGTTCGAGGGGCCGGAAGGATGGGTCTCCGCCGCCGACTGGGATCCCAAGCCGGTGGTCTCCAACCCCGCCCTGCTGGCCGACTTCGACAAGGTCGTCGCCGACTACATCGCCCGCACCGGCCGTCCCATGAACCACGTTCGCGACTTCTTCAACTGCGTGAAGTCCCGGCAGCCGACGGTCGCCAGCCCGGAGGTCATGCACCATTCGATGTCCACCGTCCATGCCGCGAACATCTGCATGTGGCTGAAGCGCAATATGAGATATGACCCCGCCAAGCAGGAATTCGCCGGCGATGCCGAGGCTAATCGACTTCGGACGCGGGCGATGCGGGCACCGTGGATGATCTGA
- a CDS encoding response regulator transcription factor: MIKILVVDDHQLVRAGLKRMLEEQKDFQIVGEASNGKDALEAIDRLQPDVILLDIAMPEMDGMETMSALVKQRSRPPKVVMLTMHDDEHYAARLLRMGAGGYVTKDTAPAELVNAIRTVYAGNRFISSSLRDSMAIRFVEGGVRDPLEACSNREFQVLRHLASGRTNREIAAELGVSVKTIDAHRLNLLAKLGIRNNAELTRFAIQHSIVKS; this comes from the coding sequence ATGATCAAGATTCTGGTTGTGGACGATCATCAGCTCGTTCGGGCAGGTTTGAAGCGCATGCTCGAGGAACAGAAGGACTTCCAGATTGTTGGCGAAGCCAGCAATGGGAAGGACGCGCTGGAGGCGATCGACCGCCTCCAGCCTGATGTCATTCTCCTGGATATCGCCATGCCCGAGATGGACGGCATGGAGACGATGAGCGCTCTCGTCAAGCAGCGGAGCAGGCCACCGAAAGTCGTCATGCTGACCATGCACGATGATGAGCACTATGCCGCCCGACTGCTTCGCATGGGCGCCGGAGGCTACGTCACCAAGGACACCGCCCCGGCCGAGCTGGTCAACGCGATCCGCACCGTCTACGCCGGGAACCGGTTCATCTCCTCCTCGCTCCGCGACTCGATGGCCATCCGCTTTGTCGAGGGCGGGGTCCGCGATCCCCTCGAAGCCTGCTCCAACCGCGAATTCCAGGTGCTCCGCCACCTGGCGTCGGGGCGGACCAATCGGGAGATCGCCGCGGAGCTCGGCGTCAGCGTCAAGACTATCGACGCCCACCGCCTCAACCTCCTGGCCAAACTGGGCATCCGAAACAACGCCGAGCTGACCCGTTTCGCCATCCAGCACAGTATCGTGAAAAGCTAG
- a CDS encoding HEAT repeat domain-containing protein: MSRMHIYGLLLTATAMTPAVPAFGQADPNAAQAREVKLIAILKSDAPHKDKADACRSLAVIGTKACVPALASLLADEHLSHMARYALEPITDPSVDECLRDALGTVKGRQLVGVIGSVGIRRDAKAVDALAELLTKGRPGPVQAAARALGCIGNETAAKALQGAVDKAPPVRQLAICEGLLRCAERLAADNQGDAAVAIYDQLRGMKSVAHQVRTAAVRGAILTRKQAGVALLKEYLANSDFALFSATCRASREMPGAETTSALASALANLPADHQILLIQTLGLRADPTAVPAIANAAKSGDKAVRLVAIRSLAEVGHASAAPVLQALATDSDADLSKAAKDSLASLPKP; the protein is encoded by the coding sequence ATGTCACGAATGCACATCTATGGACTGCTTCTGACCGCCACGGCAATGACGCCGGCCGTCCCGGCCTTCGGCCAGGCGGACCCGAATGCGGCCCAGGCCCGGGAAGTGAAGCTCATTGCGATACTGAAGTCGGATGCTCCGCACAAGGACAAGGCCGATGCCTGCCGCTCGCTCGCGGTCATCGGCACCAAGGCATGCGTGCCCGCTCTGGCCAGTCTGCTCGCCGATGAGCACCTGTCTCACATGGCCCGCTATGCGCTGGAGCCCATCACGGATCCCTCGGTGGACGAATGCCTTCGCGACGCCCTGGGCACGGTGAAAGGGCGGCAACTGGTTGGCGTGATCGGCAGCGTCGGCATACGCCGCGATGCGAAGGCGGTCGACGCCCTGGCCGAACTGTTGACCAAGGGCCGGCCAGGTCCGGTCCAGGCCGCCGCAAGGGCCCTGGGGTGCATCGGGAACGAGACCGCGGCCAAGGCCCTGCAGGGCGCCGTGGACAAGGCCCCCCCTGTTCGGCAACTGGCAATTTGCGAGGGCCTGCTGCGCTGCGCCGAGCGGCTGGCCGCCGACAACCAGGGCGACGCGGCGGTCGCCATCTACGACCAACTTCGCGGGATGAAGAGCGTCGCCCATCAGGTCCGCACCGCGGCGGTGCGCGGCGCCATTCTGACCCGCAAGCAAGCGGGCGTTGCCCTGCTTAAGGAGTATCTGGCCAACTCGGATTTCGCCCTCTTCTCCGCCACCTGCCGGGCCAGCCGGGAAATGCCCGGGGCCGAGACGACCTCCGCCTTAGCCTCCGCCCTGGCGAACCTCCCGGCCGACCACCAGATCCTGCTGATCCAGACGCTTGGTCTGCGGGCAGACCCGACCGCCGTTCCAGCCATCGCAAACGCCGCCAAGAGCGGTGACAAGGCCGTCAGGCTGGTAGCGATCAGGTCACTGGCCGAGGTCGGACACGCGTCGGCCGCCCCTGTGCTCCAGGCACTGGCCACGGACTCGGACGCCGATCTCTCCAAAGCTGCAAAGGACAGCCTTGCCAGCTTGCCCAAGCCCTAG
- a CDS encoding DUF4838 domain-containing protein, with amino-acid sequence MRTSAQNGIVVVAAVYCGMAQAEWRNTLKPEGEPAGEVKVVEAGKSVGVIQCPAQPTGPERKAAADLQQWIKEMTGAALEIAFGGATSNGIVICTDSSLGDEGYAITVDAGRIVLSGGKTRGVINAVYALLEEDLGCRFYTNDSIRLLKSDALVVAPVARRYVPRLVIRDPFYACAFNPVWSLRNRTNAPNAAVLEEHGGHVDYGGMFVHTAAQMVPPDKYFKDHPEYFAKTAAGGRSTNQLCATEPGAVDVAIAYVRQMLKDKPHTEVLSVSKNDSTEICHCERCVKLRESEGSDMANQLFLVNRVAEAIEKEYPRVVIDTLAYLETIRVPKTIRPRRNVVIRLCNDAVGSWAHPFTPAEGCDVAKLARAWSAAHDRISIWDYNVNFSHYLAPMPNLDVIAANIRFWVKNHAEGVMLQGGYQGPAEQDELKCWVASKLLWDPSRDERALAEDFIWGHYGPAAAAMAEYDALLGRTMAEHATEMESPAGGIRYSMDAPFITRAFVTKASEILANAKALAKGNGQLVRRVERAELPILYVQCVRGPEFVGNGYAKVVGEFERIARREEIQYLQEGGPDFEPKLAGYKSRIPKSAGSK; translated from the coding sequence ATGAGAACATCCGCGCAGAATGGTATCGTGGTGGTGGCCGCGGTGTATTGTGGCATGGCACAGGCGGAATGGCGCAACACCCTCAAGCCGGAAGGCGAACCGGCAGGCGAGGTGAAGGTGGTCGAGGCGGGCAAGTCGGTTGGCGTTATCCAGTGCCCCGCGCAGCCAACAGGCCCGGAGAGGAAAGCCGCCGCCGATCTCCAGCAGTGGATCAAGGAAATGACCGGCGCCGCGCTTGAGATCGCCTTCGGCGGCGCCACGTCCAACGGTATCGTGATATGCACGGACTCGTCGCTCGGTGATGAAGGCTACGCCATCACGGTCGATGCTGGGCGGATCGTTCTCTCCGGCGGCAAGACGCGCGGCGTCATCAACGCCGTCTACGCACTGCTCGAGGAGGACCTCGGCTGTCGGTTCTACACCAACGATTCCATTCGTCTGCTGAAGAGCGACGCGCTGGTGGTTGCCCCAGTCGCACGCCGCTACGTTCCGCGACTTGTGATCCGGGATCCATTTTACGCATGTGCGTTCAATCCGGTCTGGTCGTTGCGCAACCGTACAAACGCTCCCAACGCCGCGGTTTTGGAGGAACATGGCGGTCACGTGGATTACGGCGGCATGTTCGTCCATACCGCCGCACAGATGGTCCCGCCGGACAAGTACTTCAAGGATCACCCGGAGTATTTCGCGAAGACGGCGGCCGGCGGCCGGTCCACGAACCAACTCTGTGCCACCGAGCCCGGCGCGGTGGACGTCGCCATCGCGTACGTGCGGCAAATGCTGAAGGACAAACCGCACACCGAGGTCCTGAGCGTCTCGAAAAACGACAGTACCGAGATCTGCCACTGCGAACGATGCGTGAAGCTGCGCGAGTCCGAGGGATCGGACATGGCGAACCAGCTTTTCCTGGTGAATCGCGTGGCCGAGGCGATCGAGAAGGAATACCCCAGGGTGGTCATCGACACGCTGGCTTATCTGGAGACGATCCGGGTTCCCAAGACGATCCGCCCGCGAAGGAACGTGGTCATTCGGCTGTGCAATGACGCCGTGGGTTCTTGGGCACATCCGTTCACGCCGGCCGAGGGTTGCGATGTGGCCAAGCTCGCGAGGGCGTGGAGCGCGGCACATGATCGCATTTCTATCTGGGACTACAACGTCAACTTCAGCCATTATCTGGCTCCGATGCCGAATCTCGATGTGATCGCGGCCAACATCCGCTTCTGGGTGAAGAATCACGCCGAAGGGGTCATGCTCCAGGGGGGCTACCAGGGCCCGGCCGAGCAGGATGAGCTCAAGTGCTGGGTGGCGAGCAAGCTGTTGTGGGACCCGTCGCGGGACGAGAGGGCCCTGGCGGAGGACTTCATCTGGGGGCACTACGGCCCGGCCGCCGCGGCGATGGCGGAGTATGACGCTCTACTGGGGCGGACCATGGCGGAGCACGCGACGGAGATGGAGTCGCCGGCGGGCGGGATTCGCTATTCGATGGACGCGCCGTTCATTACCAGGGCATTCGTGACCAAGGCGAGCGAAATACTGGCGAACGCGAAAGCCCTGGCCAAGGGCAATGGGCAACTGGTGCGACGCGTCGAGCGTGCGGAGTTGCCGATCCTGTATGTACAGTGCGTTCGCGGCCCTGAGTTTGTCGGAAATGGGTACGCGAAGGTGGTCGGCGAGTTCGAGCGCATCGCACGCCGGGAGGAGATTCAGTACCTGCAGGAAGGCGGCCCCGACTTCGAGCCGAAGCTGGCCGGATACAAAAGCCGCATTCCCAAGTCGGCCGGCAGCAAGTGA
- a CDS encoding ABC transporter ATP-binding protein has protein sequence MQFGSLVAVRDVSFELLPGQLMGLIGPNGAGKTTLLRAIGGIQPLDAGVVHIMGKKLTPWAIEAAREIGFTPDNPPVYEGLTVRDFLRFIGQGYNLDPEDIETRIAFWLEQVWLTEKADQKIKALSRGMRQRIGIARTLLPNPNVVLLDEPAAGLDPAGRVQFRRLLCSLRDQGKAIVVSSHILADLNEYCTHIGIMARGTLLQFGTVAEIASASGNGRRCRYTIVLTRPIPEAELRAILSDLDGITEFSVDRDRITLEYSNERDDAAELLAQLVKRTLPVAAFAPHRPDLEEAYLRTGIQQVD, from the coding sequence GTGCAGTTCGGATCGCTGGTCGCGGTTCGCGATGTGTCGTTTGAACTGCTTCCCGGACAGCTGATGGGTCTGATCGGGCCGAACGGTGCCGGCAAGACCACCCTCCTGCGCGCCATCGGCGGCATTCAGCCGCTCGACGCCGGAGTGGTCCACATCATGGGCAAGAAGCTGACCCCCTGGGCCATCGAGGCCGCCCGCGAAATCGGATTCACACCAGACAACCCTCCGGTCTACGAGGGTCTGACCGTTCGCGACTTCCTGCGGTTCATTGGCCAAGGGTACAACCTCGATCCGGAGGACATCGAGACCCGGATCGCCTTCTGGCTCGAACAAGTCTGGCTCACCGAGAAAGCCGACCAGAAAATCAAAGCCCTCTCTCGAGGCATGCGTCAGCGGATCGGCATTGCCCGCACGCTGCTGCCGAATCCCAACGTGGTCTTACTTGACGAGCCGGCCGCCGGCCTCGACCCCGCCGGCCGGGTGCAGTTTCGCCGCCTGCTCTGCAGCCTTCGCGACCAGGGTAAGGCGATCGTCGTGTCGTCCCACATTCTCGCGGATCTCAACGAGTACTGCACCCACATTGGCATCATGGCCCGCGGGACGCTGCTGCAGTTTGGCACGGTGGCCGAGATCGCCTCGGCCAGCGGCAACGGGCGGCGTTGCCGGTACACCATTGTGCTCACCCGGCCGATTCCCGAGGCCGAGCTTCGCGCCATCCTCAGCGACCTGGACGGCATCACGGAGTTCAGCGTCGATCGCGACCGGATCACGCTGGAATACAGCAACGAGCGGGACGATGCCGCCGAGCTGCTCGCCCAGCTGGTCAAGCGGACTCTGCCGGTGGCGGCGTTTGCCCCTCACCGGCCGGACCTCGAGGAAGCCTATCTGCGGACCGGGATTCAACAGGTAGACTGA
- a CDS encoding PAS domain S-box protein: protein MYLRGVVMMRSLGSDKSAGFRMPQAVRAWTQALLQAIPDMLFRITREGVALDFKPAMDFPPLVAEKEFLGKPLGSVLPPPLAALLKETTEKAFSTRQLQTIEYEIELEGRTRAYEARMMPSSPLEALLLVRDITERKQTEERLRATDEQQRRLTERLMTLYEVNNSLSRAETLEDLLRQSVVLGRSQLGFDRMSVWLTGPDGSYLEGTFGTDEQGRPRDERGCRIRTNAPIAESLKPSAPSSAIREECANLHNHHLAVVGRGSSAWVPIWDGQNNIGLLMIDNLIHGQPITDEDCRLLCLYASMLGHLHARKKMEQELRRSEQRYRLLADHCSDTITVHTADNTLSYVSPAVRGLLGYQPEEVLGSCGFDFLHPDDIERIATEIRDLIDGKVATVSVEYRLRRRDGRYVWVESQGRLLKETQVPGLNGILNVTRDTTARKLAEAQRLGHLEQIRQLTADTGKTLERERARISRELHDELGGLLTALNMNLAWLGDREFSDQSGIRNHLAEAREYVRQITASVRHLSKSLRPPVLDHQGLVAAVRSYAADFQERTGVHCEVSASPDDLSVNDPAATVVFRVVQEALTNVARHAGTRWCEVSLEEASSELTVRIQDYGVGAGPDALAGKLSLGIIGMRERVALLNGSLHIESEPGSGFCVTARLPLQDHVESERTS, encoded by the coding sequence ATGTACCTGCGTGGGGTGGTCATGATGCGGTCACTCGGTTCTGACAAGTCGGCCGGCTTTCGAATGCCTCAGGCAGTGAGAGCCTGGACCCAGGCGCTGCTGCAGGCCATCCCGGACATGCTGTTCCGGATCACTCGGGAGGGGGTCGCCCTGGACTTCAAACCGGCCATGGACTTCCCGCCGCTGGTTGCCGAGAAGGAGTTTCTGGGCAAGCCCCTCGGTAGTGTACTGCCGCCACCGCTTGCCGCCCTGCTGAAGGAAACGACCGAGAAGGCCTTCAGCACCAGGCAATTGCAGACCATCGAATACGAAATCGAACTCGAGGGGCGGACGCGGGCGTACGAGGCCCGGATGATGCCATCGTCGCCACTCGAGGCCCTGCTGCTCGTCCGCGACATCACCGAACGCAAACAGACCGAAGAGAGACTCCGGGCGACCGACGAACAGCAGCGTCGCCTGACAGAGCGTCTTATGACCCTCTACGAGGTCAACAACTCACTGAGCCGAGCCGAGACGCTGGAGGATCTCCTGCGACAGTCGGTCGTTCTGGGCCGGTCCCAGCTCGGCTTCGATCGAATGAGCGTCTGGCTGACCGGCCCCGATGGTTCGTATCTGGAAGGCACGTTCGGCACCGACGAGCAGGGTCGCCCGCGCGACGAACGCGGTTGCCGCATCCGCACCAACGCCCCCATCGCCGAAAGCCTCAAGCCTTCCGCACCCAGCTCCGCGATCCGGGAGGAATGTGCGAATCTCCACAACCACCACCTTGCAGTGGTCGGGCGGGGATCGAGCGCCTGGGTGCCAATCTGGGACGGACAGAACAACATCGGACTGCTCATGATCGACAATCTGATCCATGGGCAACCGATCACCGACGAGGACTGCAGACTCCTCTGTCTGTACGCCTCAATGCTCGGCCACCTGCATGCGCGCAAGAAAATGGAGCAGGAGCTTCGCAGGAGCGAGCAGCGGTATCGCCTCCTGGCGGATCACTGCTCCGATACCATCACGGTGCACACGGCGGACAACACCTTGAGTTACGTATCTCCCGCCGTCCGAGGCCTCCTCGGATACCAGCCGGAAGAAGTCTTAGGCAGCTGTGGCTTTGATTTTCTCCACCCGGACGACATCGAGAGGATCGCGACCGAGATCAGGGACTTGATCGACGGAAAGGTCGCGACCGTGTCCGTCGAGTACCGGCTTCGCCGTCGCGACGGCCGCTATGTCTGGGTGGAGAGCCAGGGCCGTCTGCTCAAAGAAACCCAGGTGCCCGGGCTGAACGGGATCCTCAATGTGACCCGGGACACGACCGCCCGCAAGTTGGCCGAGGCCCAGCGGTTGGGGCACCTGGAGCAGATCCGCCAACTGACCGCGGATACCGGCAAGACCCTGGAGCGCGAGCGCGCCCGAATCTCCCGGGAACTGCACGACGAACTCGGTGGACTGCTGACCGCCTTGAATATGAACCTGGCATGGCTGGGAGATAGGGAATTCTCTGATCAATCCGGGATCAGGAACCATCTGGCCGAGGCCCGAGAGTATGTGCGTCAGATCACCGCCAGCGTGCGGCATCTGTCCAAGAGTCTTCGGCCGCCGGTTCTAGATCACCAGGGTCTGGTGGCGGCGGTGCGATCCTATGCGGCGGATTTCCAGGAGCGGACCGGCGTGCATTGCGAGGTTTCGGCCAGCCCCGACGATCTCTCGGTGAACGATCCGGCGGCGACGGTGGTCTTTCGGGTGGTCCAGGAGGCTTTGACCAATGTGGCCCGGCATGCCGGGACACGGTGGTGTGAGGTGTCTCTAGAGGAGGCGAGCAGCGAACTGACCGTCCGCATCCAGGATTACGGGGTCGGTGCCGGCCCCGATGCGCTGGCAGGCAAGCTGTCTCTGGGTATAATAGGCATGAGAGAGCGCGTAGCTCTACTGAATGGTAGCTTGCACATCGAGAGCGAGCCTGGTTCCGGGTTCTGTGTGACCGCCCGGCTGCCCCTGCAGGATCATGTGGAAAGCGAGAGGACTTCATGA